From the Streptomyces sp. KMM 9044 genome, one window contains:
- the pyrH gene encoding UMP kinase: protein MTKAEKSDDGTVHGRFLLKLSGEAFSGGGGLGVDPDVVHAIAREIAAVVRDGAQIAIVIGGGNFFRGAELQQRGMDRARSDYMGMLGTVMNCLALQDFLEKVGVDCRVQTAITMGQVAEPYIPLRAVRHLEKGRVVIFGAGMGMPYFSTDTTAAQRALEIDAEALLMGKNGVDGVYDSDPKTNPDAVKFDHLGYGEVITRDLKVADATAVTLCRDNKLPIVVFELLAEGNIARAVKGEKIGTLVGDPMDRK, encoded by the coding sequence ATGACCAAGGCTGAGAAGAGCGACGACGGCACCGTGCACGGACGGTTTCTGCTGAAGCTGTCCGGAGAGGCCTTCTCCGGTGGCGGGGGCCTGGGCGTCGACCCCGACGTGGTGCACGCCATCGCACGCGAGATCGCGGCGGTCGTCCGTGACGGCGCGCAGATCGCCATCGTCATCGGCGGCGGCAACTTCTTCCGCGGCGCGGAACTCCAGCAGCGCGGCATGGACCGGGCCCGTTCGGACTACATGGGCATGCTCGGCACCGTGATGAACTGCCTCGCGCTCCAGGACTTCCTGGAGAAGGTGGGCGTGGACTGCAGGGTCCAGACCGCCATCACCATGGGCCAGGTCGCCGAGCCCTACATTCCGCTGCGGGCCGTACGGCACCTGGAGAAGGGCCGCGTGGTCATCTTCGGCGCCGGCATGGGCATGCCGTACTTCTCCACCGACACCACCGCCGCCCAGCGCGCCCTGGAGATCGACGCCGAGGCACTGCTGATGGGCAAGAACGGTGTGGACGGGGTCTACGACTCCGACCCGAAGACCAACCCCGACGCGGTGAAGTTCGACCACCTCGGGTACGGCGAGGTCATCACGCGTGATCTGAAGGTCGCCGACGCCACGGCTGTCACCCTGTGCCGTGACAACAAGCTCCCCATCGTCGTCTTCGAACTGCTGGCGGAGGGCAACATCGCGCGCGCCGTCAAGGGTGAGAAGATCGGCACGTTGGTGGGTGACCCGATGGACCGGAAGTGA
- the frr gene encoding ribosome recycling factor, with translation MIEETLLEAEEKMEKAVVVAKEDFAAIRTGRAHPAMFNKIVADYYGAPTPINQLASFSVPEPRMAVVTPFDKSALRNIEQAIRDSDLGVNPSNDGNIIRVVFPELTEERRRDYIKVAKAKAEDAKVSIRSVRRKAKDAIDKMIKDGEVGEDEGRRAEKELDDTTAKYVAQVDELLKHKEAELLEV, from the coding sequence GTGATCGAAGAGACCCTCCTCGAAGCCGAGGAGAAGATGGAGAAGGCCGTCGTGGTCGCCAAGGAGGACTTCGCCGCGATCCGCACCGGCCGTGCGCACCCGGCGATGTTCAACAAGATCGTGGCCGACTACTACGGTGCGCCGACGCCGATCAACCAGCTGGCCTCGTTCTCCGTGCCCGAGCCGCGGATGGCCGTGGTGACGCCGTTCGACAAGAGCGCGCTGCGCAACATCGAGCAGGCCATCCGGGACTCCGACCTGGGAGTCAACCCGAGCAACGACGGCAACATCATCCGCGTGGTGTTTCCCGAGCTGACCGAGGAGCGCCGCCGCGACTACATCAAGGTGGCCAAGGCCAAGGCCGAGGACGCCAAGGTCTCCATCCGTTCCGTGCGCCGCAAGGCCAAGGACGCCATCGACAAGATGATCAAGGACGGCGAGGTCGGCGAGGACGAGGGGCGCCGTGCGGAGAAGGAGCTCGACGACACCACAGCGAAGTACGTCGCCCAGGTGGACGAGCTCCTGAAGCACAAGGAAGCGGAACTGCTCGAGGTCTGA
- the rlmN gene encoding 23S rRNA (adenine(2503)-C(2))-methyltransferase RlmN has protein sequence MARPAPGELAFVAPRGAKKPPRHLADLTPAERKEAVAAAGEKPFRAKQLSQHYFARYAHDPEQWTDIPAGARAKLQEALLPELMSVVRHLSTDQGTTRKTLWKLFDGTLVESVLMRYPDRVTMCISSQAGCGMNCPFCATGQAGLDRNLSTAEIVHQIVDGMRSLRDGEVPGGPARLSNIVFMGMGEPLANYNRVVGAIRRLTDPEPDGLGLSQRGITVSTVGLVPAINRFSDEGFKCRLAISLHAPDDELRDSLVPVNTRWNVREVLDSGFEYAARSGRRLSIEYALIRDINDQAWRGDRLGRLLKGRPVHVNLIPLNPTPGSKWTASRPEDERAFVDAIASHGVPVTIRDTRGQEIDGACGQLAASER, from the coding sequence GTGGCCCGTCCTGCTCCCGGTGAGCTCGCCTTCGTCGCCCCCCGCGGAGCGAAGAAGCCGCCGCGGCACCTCGCCGACCTCACGCCCGCCGAGCGCAAGGAGGCGGTCGCAGCGGCCGGTGAGAAGCCGTTCCGGGCGAAGCAGCTCTCGCAGCACTACTTCGCGCGGTACGCGCACGACCCGGAGCAGTGGACCGACATTCCCGCCGGGGCCCGGGCCAAGCTGCAGGAGGCGCTGCTTCCGGAGCTGATGTCGGTGGTCCGGCACCTGTCCACCGACCAGGGCACCACCCGCAAGACACTGTGGAAGCTGTTCGACGGGACTCTCGTCGAGTCGGTGCTCATGCGCTACCCGGACAGGGTGACGATGTGCATCAGCTCGCAGGCGGGCTGCGGCATGAACTGTCCGTTCTGTGCGACCGGGCAGGCCGGTCTCGACCGGAACCTGTCCACCGCGGAGATCGTGCACCAGATCGTGGACGGGATGCGGTCGCTGCGGGACGGGGAGGTCCCCGGCGGGCCGGCGCGGCTGAGCAACATCGTCTTCATGGGGATGGGTGAGCCGCTCGCCAACTACAACCGGGTCGTCGGAGCCATCCGCCGCCTGACCGATCCCGAGCCGGACGGTCTCGGGCTGTCCCAGCGCGGGATCACCGTGTCGACGGTCGGACTCGTGCCGGCGATCAACCGGTTCTCCGACGAGGGCTTCAAGTGCCGCCTCGCCATCTCCCTGCACGCGCCCGACGACGAACTGCGCGACAGCCTCGTCCCCGTGAACACGCGGTGGAACGTGCGCGAGGTCCTGGACTCCGGGTTCGAGTACGCGGCCAGGTCCGGGCGGCGGCTGTCCATCGAGTACGCGCTGATCCGGGACATCAACGACCAGGCGTGGCGCGGTGACCGGCTCGGGCGGCTGCTGAAGGGCAGGCCCGTGCACGTCAACCTCATCCCGCTCAACCCGACGCCCGGCTCCAAGTGGACCGCCTCGCGGCCCGAGGACGAGAGGGCGTTCGTGGACGCGATCGCCTCGCACGGTGTACCGGTGACGATCCGGGACACCCGCGGACAGGAGATCGACGGGGCCTGCGGTCAGCTCGCCGCGAGCGAGCGGTAA
- a CDS encoding YraN family protein: protein MTVGAGGGADMNPRQQARRALGRYGEALAARRLAQAGMTVLERNWRCGRTGEIDIVARDGDALVVCEVKTRRAGSFQHPMEAVTPVKAARLRGLAQRWLQEHGGAPPGGVRIDLVGVLLPERGAPRVEHVRGVA, encoded by the coding sequence GTGACGGTGGGTGCCGGAGGTGGTGCCGACATGAACCCACGACAGCAGGCACGCAGGGCACTCGGCAGGTACGGCGAGGCGCTGGCCGCGCGGCGGCTGGCGCAGGCCGGAATGACGGTCCTGGAGCGCAACTGGCGCTGCGGCAGGACCGGCGAGATCGACATCGTGGCCAGGGACGGCGACGCCCTCGTCGTCTGCGAGGTCAAGACCCGCAGGGCCGGGTCCTTCCAGCACCCCATGGAGGCGGTCACCCCCGTCAAGGCGGCCCGTCTGCGGGGCCTGGCGCAACGCTGGCTCCAGGAACACGGGGGAGCACCGCCCGGCGGCGTCCGCATCGACCTGGTCGGCGTCCTGCTGCCGGAGCGTGGCGCGCCCCGGGTCGAGCATGTCCGGGGGGTGGCCTGA
- the tsf gene encoding translation elongation factor Ts: MANYTAADVKKLRELTGAGMMDCKKALDEAEGNVEKAVEALRIKGQKGVAKREGRSAENGAVVSIIADDNSSGVLVELKCETDFVAKGEKFQAVATAIAEHVTKSSPADIEALLASEIEAGKTVQAYVDEANANLGEKIVLDRFAQFTDGYVTAYMHRTMPDLPPQIGVLVELDKQTDESAAVAKGVAQHIAAFAPKYLSKEDVPAEVVETERRVAEETTRAEGKPEAALPKIVEGRLNGFFKDATLLGQPYALDNKKSVQKVLDEAGVTLKRFTRIKVGI, translated from the coding sequence ATGGCGAACTACACCGCCGCCGACGTCAAGAAGCTCCGGGAGCTCACCGGCGCCGGCATGATGGACTGCAAGAAGGCGCTGGACGAGGCCGAGGGCAACGTCGAGAAGGCCGTCGAGGCGCTCCGTATCAAGGGCCAGAAGGGCGTCGCCAAACGCGAGGGCCGCTCCGCCGAGAACGGCGCCGTGGTCTCGATCATCGCCGACGACAACTCCTCCGGCGTGCTCGTCGAGCTGAAGTGCGAGACGGACTTCGTCGCCAAGGGCGAGAAGTTCCAGGCGGTGGCGACCGCCATCGCCGAGCACGTCACCAAGTCCTCCCCGGCCGACATCGAGGCGCTCCTCGCCTCCGAGATCGAGGCGGGCAAGACCGTCCAGGCGTACGTCGACGAGGCCAACGCCAACCTGGGCGAGAAGATCGTGCTGGACCGCTTCGCCCAGTTCACCGACGGCTACGTGACGGCGTACATGCACCGCACGATGCCCGACCTGCCCCCGCAGATCGGTGTTCTCGTCGAGCTCGACAAGCAGACCGACGAGAGCGCCGCGGTCGCCAAGGGCGTCGCCCAGCACATCGCCGCCTTCGCGCCGAAGTACCTCTCCAAGGAGGACGTGCCGGCCGAGGTCGTCGAGACCGAGCGCCGCGTCGCCGAGGAGACCACCCGCGCGGAGGGCAAGCCCGAGGCCGCCCTGCCGAAGATCGTCGAAGGTCGCCTCAACGGCTTCTTCAAGGACGCCACGCTGCTGGGCCAGCCCTACGCGCTGGACAACAAGAAGTCCGTCCAGAAGGTTCTCGACGAGGCCGGTGTCACCCTGAAGCGCTTCACGCGCATCAAGGTCGGCATCTGA
- a CDS encoding TetR/AcrR family transcriptional regulator: protein MAEHRSMQRAALLDAARSLLSEGGTEALTFPALAERTGLARSSVYEYFRSRAAVVEELCEVDFPVWATEVETAMAAADGAEAKVEAYVRKQLELVGDRRHRAVVAISASELDAGAREKIRAAHGGLIAMIVEALGELGHGQPRLAAMLLQGVVDAAVRRIELGAAEHPETVTEAAVAMTLRGIQP from the coding sequence GTGGCCGAGCACCGGTCGATGCAACGCGCCGCCCTGCTGGACGCGGCACGCTCCCTGCTGTCCGAGGGCGGTACGGAGGCACTGACCTTCCCCGCCCTCGCCGAGCGCACGGGCCTGGCGCGCTCCTCCGTGTACGAGTACTTCCGGTCCCGGGCGGCCGTCGTCGAGGAGCTGTGCGAGGTCGACTTCCCGGTCTGGGCGACCGAGGTGGAGACGGCCATGGCCGCGGCCGACGGCGCCGAAGCCAAGGTCGAGGCGTACGTCCGCAAGCAGCTGGAGCTGGTCGGGGACCGGCGTCACCGGGCCGTGGTGGCGATCTCCGCGAGCGAACTCGACGCGGGCGCCCGGGAGAAGATCCGCGCTGCCCACGGCGGCCTCATCGCGATGATCGTCGAGGCCCTGGGCGAACTGGGCCACGGCCAGCCCCGGCTCGCCGCGATGCTGCTCCAGGGTGTGGTCGACGCGGCGGTGCGCCGCATCGAACTCGGCGCCGCCGAACACCCGGAGACGGTCACGGAAGCCGCGGTCGCCATGACCCTGCGCGGCATCCAGCCCTGA
- the rpsB gene encoding 30S ribosomal protein S2, producing the protein MAVVTMRELLESGVHFGHQTRRWNPKMKRFIFTERNGIYIIDLLQSLSYIDRAYEFVKETVAHGGTVMFVGTKKQAQEAIAEQATRVGMPYVNQRWLGGMLTNFSTVYKRLQRLKELEQIDFEDVAASGLTKKELLVLSREKAKLEKTLGGIREMQKVPSAVWIVDTKKEHIAVGEARKLNIPVVAILDTNCDPDEVDYKIPGNDDAIRSVTLLTRVIADAVAEGLISRSGVATGGKGEKAASEPLAEWERDLLEGEKKADEAPAAAEAEKPAEAAEAPAPAAEAPAAEAEAPAAEAEAPAAEAEKPAEEAPAADAAPAAEADQA; encoded by the coding sequence ATGGCCGTCGTCACGATGCGGGAGCTGCTGGAGAGCGGCGTCCACTTCGGTCACCAGACCCGTCGTTGGAACCCGAAGATGAAGCGCTTCATCTTCACGGAGCGCAACGGCATCTACATCATCGACCTGCTCCAGTCGCTGTCGTACATCGACCGCGCCTACGAGTTCGTCAAGGAGACCGTCGCCCACGGCGGCACGGTCATGTTCGTCGGTACGAAGAAGCAGGCGCAGGAGGCCATCGCGGAGCAGGCCACCCGCGTCGGCATGCCGTACGTCAACCAGCGCTGGCTGGGCGGCATGCTCACCAACTTCTCGACCGTCTACAAGCGTCTGCAGCGCCTCAAGGAGCTCGAGCAGATCGACTTCGAGGACGTGGCCGCCTCCGGCCTCACCAAGAAGGAACTGCTGGTCCTCTCCCGTGAGAAGGCCAAGCTGGAGAAGACCCTCGGCGGTATCCGCGAGATGCAGAAGGTGCCCAGCGCTGTCTGGATCGTGGACACCAAGAAGGAGCACATCGCGGTCGGCGAGGCCCGGAAGCTCAACATCCCGGTCGTCGCCATCCTCGACACCAACTGTGACCCCGACGAGGTCGACTACAAGATCCCGGGCAACGACGACGCGATCCGCTCCGTCACCCTGCTCACCCGTGTGATCGCCGACGCGGTCGCCGAGGGCCTCATCTCCCGCTCCGGTGTCGCCACCGGGGGCAAGGGCGAGAAGGCCGCGAGCGAGCCCCTCGCCGAGTGGGAGCGCGACCTGCTCGAGGGCGAGAAGAAGGCCGACGAGGCCCCGGCCGCCGCCGAGGCCGAGAAGCCCGCCGAGGCCGCCGAGGCTCCGGCCCCCGCGGCCGAGGCTCCGGCCGCCGAGGCCGAGGCTCCGGCCGCCGAGGCCGAGGCTCCGGCCGCCGAGGCCGAGAAGCCGGCCGAGGAGGCCCCCGCGGCCGACGCCGCTCCGGCCGCCGAGGCCGACCAGGCCTGA
- a CDS encoding M23 family metallopeptidase, which yields MVLLVLTPAVLSPPPPSSPPLRLAASAGDTARAGAGGPAVGRVWPVGTRPRVLRGWEPPKTPYGRGHRGVDLAAVPGTPVRAVAAGRVSFAGQVAGRGVVSVELSDTGTPPLRTTYEPVRPSVEKGAEVAPGEVVGAVAATEPARSPHCTAPCLHWGLLRADVYLDPLALLPPWLLRAGPPRLLPVLGLPVPE from the coding sequence ATCGTCCTGCTGGTCCTGACACCGGCGGTCCTGTCGCCCCCGCCGCCCTCATCGCCGCCGCTGCGGCTCGCGGCCTCGGCCGGGGACACCGCTCGGGCCGGTGCCGGGGGGCCGGCCGTCGGACGGGTCTGGCCCGTGGGGACACGGCCCCGGGTGCTGCGGGGCTGGGAACCGCCAAAGACCCCGTACGGGCGCGGGCACCGGGGAGTGGACCTGGCGGCGGTGCCGGGGACACCGGTGCGGGCGGTGGCAGCGGGCCGGGTCTCCTTCGCCGGCCAGGTGGCCGGCCGGGGTGTCGTCTCGGTGGAGTTGTCGGACACGGGGACACCGCCGCTGCGTACGACCTATGAGCCGGTCCGCCCGTCGGTGGAGAAGGGGGCCGAGGTGGCACCGGGCGAGGTGGTCGGAGCGGTGGCGGCGACGGAACCGGCGAGGAGTCCGCACTGCACGGCTCCCTGCCTGCACTGGGGCCTGCTCAGAGCGGACGTCTACCTCGACCCGCTCGCCCTGCTCCCGCCCTGGCTCCTGCGCGCCGGCCCGCCGAGACTCCTCCCGGTCCTCGGCCTTCCGGTACCGGAGTGA
- the dprA gene encoding DNA-processing protein DprA: MSGAAGSADGELLARVFLARVLEPGDESGGRWVRELGAREVAARLRARAEPLTGVSGRRWAGLLARAEQTDPGRDLAVARNAGVRFVYPGTAEWPRQLDDLGDGRPLGLWVRGPADLRMWALRSVAVVGARACTEYGAHMAAALAAELAERGWVVVSGGAYGVDGAAHRGALGSAGATVAVLACGVDRPYPRGHTGLIARIAEQGLVVGELPPGDHPTPGRFILRNRVIAALTRGTVVVEAAHRSGSLVTARAAGRLGRHTMGVPGPATSGRSAGVHELLRQGAVLVTDAAEIVELVGDMGELAPERRGPVLPRDLLGPAVHQVLDALPAHGAALVDGIARDARTTQDDAIARLYELRALGYVERHGDGWKLTRQAVIPLDNGSGVP; the protein is encoded by the coding sequence ATGAGCGGCGCCGCCGGGTCCGCGGACGGTGAGCTCCTCGCCCGGGTTTTTCTCGCGCGGGTCCTCGAACCCGGCGACGAGTCCGGTGGGCGGTGGGTGCGGGAGCTGGGCGCGCGGGAGGTGGCGGCACGGCTGCGGGCGAGGGCCGAGCCGCTGACGGGGGTGAGCGGCCGTCGCTGGGCAGGACTGCTGGCACGGGCCGAGCAGACCGACCCGGGCCGGGACCTCGCCGTCGCACGGAACGCCGGGGTGCGGTTCGTGTACCCCGGGACGGCCGAATGGCCCCGGCAGCTCGACGACCTGGGAGACGGCCGGCCTCTCGGGTTGTGGGTGCGCGGCCCCGCCGACCTGCGGATGTGGGCGCTGCGCTCGGTCGCCGTCGTCGGCGCCCGGGCTTGCACCGAGTACGGCGCCCACATGGCCGCCGCCCTCGCCGCCGAGCTCGCCGAGCGCGGCTGGGTCGTGGTCTCCGGTGGTGCCTACGGGGTCGACGGCGCCGCACACCGCGGTGCGCTCGGCTCGGCCGGCGCCACCGTCGCCGTACTCGCCTGCGGTGTCGACCGGCCCTACCCGCGCGGACACACCGGGCTGATCGCCAGGATCGCGGAACAAGGACTGGTCGTCGGCGAGCTGCCGCCCGGCGATCACCCGACTCCTGGCAGGTTCATCCTGCGCAACCGGGTCATCGCCGCGCTCACCCGGGGCACCGTGGTCGTCGAGGCCGCGCACCGCAGCGGCTCCCTGGTGACCGCCAGGGCGGCCGGGCGCCTCGGACGTCACACGATGGGAGTACCGGGGCCGGCCACCAGCGGGCGCTCGGCCGGGGTGCACGAACTGCTGCGGCAGGGCGCGGTGCTGGTCACCGATGCCGCGGAGATCGTCGAACTGGTCGGGGACATGGGCGAACTGGCCCCGGAACGGCGTGGGCCGGTACTGCCCCGGGACCTGCTGGGACCCGCCGTCCACCAGGTCCTCGACGCGCTGCCCGCGCACGGGGCGGCCCTCGTCGACGGGATCGCGCGCGACGCACGGACCACCCAGGACGACGCGATCGCGAGACTGTACGAACTGCGCGCACTCGGGTACGTCGAACGGCACGGTGACGGCTGGAAGTTGACACGCCAGGCGGTGATTCCGCTCGACAACGGTTCCGGTGTCCCCTGA
- a CDS encoding phosphatidate cytidylyltransferase: MNDSSWEAPPQAGYWGPPDRGPVQEAGPAGPPYDAHYAQQTRPMPTVPGAPEHGGDQDVDQGAARLSGPLVRDETTRARPHPGEMPHHPQNPESMSDAPQPVPPPQKRTAGRNLSAAIGVGLGLGALVAVSLFVVKAVFVGVVAVAIGVGLRELTKRLEERKGIKAPFVPLAVGGAAMIVSGYVWGSDGAWIAVALTALAVLVRRMAQPPENYLRDVTAGVFAAFYVPFLATFVSMMLAADDGPWRVLTFIVITVVADTGAYAVGWRFGTHKLAPRISPGKTREGLLGAVGFAMAAGALCMQFLIDDGTWWQGLLLGLAVSVSATLGDLGESMIKRDLGIKDMGTLLPGHGGIMDRLDSLLPTAPVVWLLLVIFVGSG, encoded by the coding sequence ATGAACGACTCTTCCTGGGAGGCGCCGCCGCAGGCCGGGTACTGGGGGCCGCCCGACCGGGGGCCCGTCCAGGAAGCCGGTCCGGCGGGTCCCCCGTACGATGCGCACTACGCGCAGCAGACTCGCCCCATGCCCACCGTGCCCGGCGCACCCGAACACGGCGGTGACCAGGACGTGGACCAGGGGGCTGCTCGGCTGAGCGGTCCCCTGGTCCGAGACGAGACGACGCGGGCGCGTCCCCACCCCGGGGAGATGCCGCACCATCCGCAGAATCCGGAGTCCATGTCCGACGCCCCGCAGCCGGTGCCCCCACCGCAGAAGAGGACCGCGGGGCGCAACCTGAGCGCCGCGATAGGGGTCGGCCTCGGGCTCGGCGCGCTGGTCGCCGTGTCGCTGTTCGTCGTCAAGGCTGTCTTCGTCGGCGTTGTCGCCGTCGCCATAGGGGTGGGCCTGCGGGAGCTGACGAAGCGGCTCGAGGAGCGCAAGGGCATCAAGGCGCCGTTCGTGCCGCTCGCCGTCGGCGGGGCGGCCATGATCGTCTCCGGGTACGTCTGGGGCAGTGACGGCGCCTGGATCGCCGTGGCGCTCACCGCGCTGGCGGTGCTGGTCCGGCGGATGGCCCAGCCGCCCGAGAACTACCTCAGGGATGTCACGGCGGGGGTCTTCGCCGCGTTCTACGTGCCGTTCCTGGCGACCTTCGTGTCGATGATGCTGGCCGCGGACGACGGGCCCTGGCGGGTGCTGACGTTCATAGTGATCACGGTCGTCGCCGACACCGGTGCGTACGCCGTCGGCTGGCGTTTCGGCACGCACAAGCTCGCCCCGCGCATCAGCCCCGGCAAGACCCGTGAGGGTCTGCTGGGCGCGGTCGGGTTCGCCATGGCGGCGGGCGCGCTGTGTATGCAGTTCCTGATCGACGACGGCACCTGGTGGCAGGGGCTGCTGCTCGGCCTGGCTGTCTCGGTCAGTGCCACCCTCGGTGACCTGGGGGAATCCATGATCAAGCGGGACCTCGGCATCAAGGACATGGGCACACTGCTGCCGGGGCACGGTGGCATCATGGACCGGCTGGACTCGCTGTTGCCCACGGCGCCGGTGGTGTGGTTGCTGTTGGTGATCTTCGTCGGCTCGGGTTGA
- the whiG gene encoding RNA polymerase sigma factor WhiG, with protein sequence MPQHTSGSDRAAIPPAARDGGSVRPPAPSTLDELWRSYKATGDERLREQLILHYSPLVKYVAGRVSVGLPPNVDQADFVSSGVFGLIDAIEKFDVDREIKFETYAITRIRGAMIDELRALDWIPRSVRQKARNVERAYATLEARLRRTPTESEVAGEMGIAVDELHAVFSQLSLANVVALEELLHAGGDGGDRLSLMDTLEDTTADNPVEVAEGRELRRFLARAINTLPEREKTVVTLYYYEGLTLAEIGHVLGVTESRVSQIHTKSVLQLRAKLTGFRG encoded by the coding sequence ATGCCCCAGCACACCTCCGGGTCCGACCGGGCGGCGATCCCCCCAGCCGCCCGTGACGGTGGCAGCGTGCGACCGCCCGCTCCCTCGACACTCGACGAGCTGTGGCGGTCGTACAAGGCGACGGGCGACGAGCGGCTGCGGGAGCAGTTGATCCTCCACTACTCGCCGCTGGTGAAGTATGTCGCGGGCCGGGTCAGCGTGGGTCTGCCGCCCAATGTCGACCAGGCGGACTTCGTCTCCTCCGGGGTGTTCGGGCTGATCGACGCGATCGAGAAGTTCGACGTGGACCGGGAGATCAAGTTCGAGACCTACGCGATCACCCGCATCAGAGGCGCGATGATCGACGAACTGCGGGCCCTGGACTGGATTCCGCGCTCGGTGCGGCAGAAGGCACGCAATGTCGAGCGGGCGTACGCGACACTGGAGGCGCGGCTCAGGCGTACGCCGACGGAGAGCGAGGTCGCCGGTGAGATGGGCATCGCCGTGGACGAACTGCACGCGGTTTTCAGCCAGCTGTCGCTCGCCAACGTCGTCGCCCTGGAGGAGTTGCTGCATGCCGGAGGGGACGGCGGCGACCGGCTCAGCCTGATGGACACCCTGGAGGACACCACCGCCGACAACCCGGTGGAAGTGGCCGAGGGCCGGGAGTTGCGGCGGTTCCTGGCCCGGGCGATCAACACACTCCCGGAGCGGGAGAAGACCGTGGTCACGCTCTACTACTACGAAGGGCTCACCCTGGCCGAGATCGGCCATGTGCTGGGGGTCACCGAGAGCAGGGTCAGTCAGATCCACACCAAGTCCGTCCTCCAGCTCAGGGCGAAGCTGACGGGTTTCCGGGGCTGA
- a CDS encoding YifB family Mg chelatase-like AAA ATPase codes for MGFARTCSVALVGVEGVVVEVQADLEPGVSAFTLVGLPDKSLTESRDRVRAAVVNSGAEWPQKKLTVGLSPASVPKAGSGFDLAVASAVLGAAERIDPRVLADLVMIGELGLDGRVRPVRGTLPAVVAAADAGYEQVVVPECAAAEAALVPGVSVLGVRSLRQLIAVLTDEPVPEEESGGRGRPDPLLAGLRVPGTGAATGVHSAGAAHCDTGHDLADVVGQLPARTGVEVAAAGGHHLFLEGPPGAGKTMLAERLPSLLPPLDRQASLEVTAVHSVAGLLPPDRPLIDTAPYCAPHHSATMQALVGGGPGIARPGAVSLAHRGVLFLDETPEFGSHALDALRQPLEAGHVVIARSSGVVHFPARFLMLLAANPCPCGRFSTKDSLCECPPSSIRRYQARLSGPLLDRVDLRVEAERVTRAELTADGARGESTATVADRVRLARERAARRLAGTPWRTNSDIPGRDLRNRWHAAPGAMEDAERCLERGVLSARGLDRVLRVAWTVADLVGRDRPDARDVALALHLRTGVPRGVPMAIGALT; via the coding sequence ATGGGGTTCGCCCGTACGTGCTCGGTGGCGCTGGTCGGCGTCGAGGGCGTGGTCGTGGAGGTCCAGGCCGACCTCGAACCGGGAGTGTCGGCGTTCACACTGGTGGGGCTGCCGGACAAGAGCCTGACGGAGAGCCGCGACCGGGTCAGGGCCGCGGTCGTCAACTCCGGGGCGGAATGGCCCCAGAAGAAACTCACCGTGGGGCTCAGCCCGGCGTCGGTGCCGAAGGCCGGCAGCGGCTTCGACCTGGCCGTCGCCAGCGCAGTCCTGGGTGCCGCCGAGCGGATCGACCCGCGGGTGCTCGCCGACCTCGTGATGATCGGCGAGCTGGGCCTGGACGGCAGGGTACGGCCTGTCCGGGGCACGCTGCCCGCGGTCGTCGCGGCGGCCGACGCCGGATACGAACAGGTCGTGGTGCCCGAGTGCGCCGCCGCCGAGGCCGCGCTGGTGCCGGGCGTGTCCGTACTGGGTGTCCGCAGCCTGCGCCAGCTGATCGCCGTCCTCACCGACGAGCCGGTGCCCGAGGAGGAATCCGGCGGTCGAGGGCGGCCCGACCCGCTCCTGGCCGGACTGCGGGTACCCGGCACCGGCGCGGCCACCGGCGTGCACAGCGCCGGCGCGGCACACTGCGACACCGGCCACGACCTCGCGGACGTCGTCGGCCAGCTTCCGGCCCGGACCGGGGTGGAGGTGGCGGCGGCCGGCGGCCACCACCTGTTCCTCGAGGGACCGCCCGGGGCGGGCAAGACCATGCTTGCGGAACGGCTGCCCTCGCTCCTGCCGCCGCTCGACCGGCAGGCGTCCCTGGAGGTCACCGCCGTGCACTCGGTGGCCGGCCTGCTGCCCCCGGACAGGCCCCTGATCGACACCGCCCCCTACTGCGCCCCGCACCACTCGGCCACCATGCAGGCGCTCGTCGGCGGTGGCCCCGGCATCGCCCGTCCCGGAGCCGTGTCGCTCGCGCACCGGGGCGTCCTCTTCCTGGACGAGACCCCCGAGTTCGGCAGCCATGCCCTGGACGCCCTGCGCCAGCCGCTGGAGGCCGGACACGTCGTCATCGCGCGCAGTTCGGGCGTCGTGCACTTCCCGGCGAGGTTCCTCATGCTGCTCGCCGCCAACCCCTGTCCCTGCGGCCGCTTCTCGACGAAGGACAGCCTGTGCGAGTGCCCGCCCTCGTCGATCCGCCGCTACCAGGCCCGGCTGTCCGGCCCGCTGCTGGACCGGGTCGACCTGCGGGTCGAGGCCGAGCGCGTCACCCGTGCCGAACTGACTGCCGACGGAGCCCGCGGCGAGTCCACCGCCACGGTCGCCGACCGGGTGCGCTTGGCCCGGGAGCGTGCCGCGAGGCGGCTCGCGGGCACCCCGTGGCGCACCAACAGCGACATCCCCGGACGGGACCTGCGCAACCGCTGGCACGCGGCTCCCGGCGCGATGGAGGACGCCGAGCGGTGCCTGGAGCGCGGTGTGCTCAGCGCGCGTGGACTCGACCGGGTGCTGCGGGTTGCGTGGACCGTCGCCGACCTGGTCGGCCGCGACCGGCCCGACGCCAGGGACGTCGCCCTCGCCCTGCACCTGCGTACCGGCGTCCCGCGCGGGGTGCCCATGGCGATCGGGGCGCTGACATGA